Genomic DNA from Candidatus Koribacter versatilis Ellin345:
GGATGTAGGCAATGATCCAGATGTGCGGGTAGGTCGCGAGCTTTGAGATCTCAAGGTCCGGGTGGAAACTCTTGATGAACGGGACGATGAGGTGCGTGTTGTAGTGGCCGTGGCGCTGGACTAAGACCAACGAAATCGCCACGAGGATCGCGACCAGGATCTGGAGACCCATCTTGGCGCGGGCGGTCAGGCCAAGGTTTCGGCGGTTCGCGACCTTCAGGTAGTCGTCGGTAAAGCCGATGGCGCCGAAGGCGATCGTAGCGAGCATGGCGATCCAGACGAACTTGTTCGAGAGGTCGGCCCAGAGCAGCGTTGGAACGATGATGGCGATGGTAATGAGAACGCCACCCATGGTCGGCGTACCCGATTTCTTCTGGTGCGACTTCGGCCCTTCTTCGCGGATGTACTGACCGATCTGGAATTCGCGCAGGCGGCGCACCACGGCCGGTCCGATGATCAGTCCCATGAACAACGCAGTGAGGCTGGCAAAAGCCGTGCGAAAGGTCAGGTACCTGAAGATGCGGAAGGGCGTGAAGTTATGAAGTAGAAATGCTTTTTCGTAGAGCAGCCAATAAAGCAATCTTGTCGTGTCCTCGTGGATGCGGTGCCGCCGCACACGCAACTTTCTAAAAGGGTCTTAGGAGTTAGGTCTTGGGAGTTAGGAAAACCGCAAGACGGTTTGCCCAATCACCTAACGCCTAATTCCTAACGCCCTGTTTTTCTTTCCACCTCTCCAGAGCTCGCTCCAACTTCACACCGCGCGAGGCTTTTAACAAAACTGCGTCGCCAGGACGGATGTTTGCTGCCAGCCAGTCACCGGCTTCTTCGGGCGTGGCGACAAATTCAGCCTCGACACCCGCGGATTTCGCGCCTTCCACCATCGCCTGCGCCAAGCCGCGGACGCCGACGAGATGGTCCACAATGCCCTTCATGTGCTTGCCAGAATCGCGGTGCAGGTGCTCGCCTTCGGGGCCGAGTTCCAGCATCTCTCCGGCGATCACAATGCGACGCTGCGCAGGCATTTTCGCCAGCGCATCCACCATGGCATTCAGGGCTTTCGGATTTGAATTGTAGCAATCATTGACCACGGTTGCCCCGGCGATTTCCACCACCTCGCCGCGTTTGTCGGCGGGCTTGAGCGTCTTCAGAGACGCAATCGCGGATTCGATCGCAATGCCGTGGTGCACACCGACGGCGACCGCCGCCAGCGCGTTGTAAACGTTGTGCTCGCCGATAAGCGGCATCTCCGCCGGGTAGCCCTTCTCACGGAAGCGAAGGTCGAATTTCGATCCGGCAGCGCCGAGCATTTCTACGTTTTCGGCACGGAAATCCGCCGCGCGCTTAACGCCGAACATCAGGACGGTGCCGTGGAAGTCGCGGCCGAACTGCGAGACAAATTCATCGTCGGCGTTGAGGACGGCGCAGCCGCCGCGCGGGAGAGCTGCAATCAGCTCGTACTTGGCGCGGGCGATGCCGGCGATGGAGTCGAAATTCTCGAGGTGCACCGGGGCGACGTTCGTCACCACACCGGTGTTCGGTTGGGCCAGCTTGGCGAGCGCGGCGATTTCGCCGGCGTGCGACATGCCCATCTCGATCACGGCGATCTCGTGTTCAGGCTCAACCTTCAGAAGCTGAAGCGGCAGGCCGAAGTGGTTGTTGAGATTGCCTTCGGATTTCAGGACTTTGAGCTTCGAAGCCAGCACGTGCGCGATGCACTCTTTGGTCGTGGTCTTCCCGGCTGAGCCGGTCACGCCGACAACGGGATGATGCCAGAGAGAGCGGACCATCTCCGCCAGGCGATGCAGCGCCAAGAGCGGGTCATCTGCAACCAAAAGGTTGCGTGTGCCGTTAAAACGTGCGGGAAACTCGCGGGAAACCACGGCGGCGACCGCGCCACGATCCAGCGCGGCTTGTACGTAATCATGGCCGTCGAGGCGCTCGCCTTTTACGGCGAAAAACAGCTCTCCGGGCTTAATGGTGCGGGAATCGATGCTGTAGCCGAGGGCCTCGGCACCGGCACGGTAATCGCCTGTGCCATGGATGAATTCCGCTATCCGCCACAGCGCCAACTTCATCCGATATGGCTCCCGTGCAAATGATGGGAGCCTTCGGTTTCTGCGGTGTAACCGGCTGCGTGTAGGGTCTCGAGCGCGACCTGAGCATCGTCGAAGGGGAAGACGCCTTCGCGCGTGGTCTGCGTTTTTTCGTGGCCTTTTCCGGCAAGGATGACGACGTCGCCGAGACGCGCGTTGGCGACGGCAATGCCGATGGCCTTGCGGCGGTCAGGCTCGACGATGAACTTGATCGGTGTCTGCGCGAGGCCGGGCAGGACGTCGTTAATGATAGCCTGCGGATCTTCGCTGCGCGGGTTGTCGGAGGTGAGCACCACGAGGTCGCTGCCTTCGCCCGCGGCTTTCCCCATCAGCGGGCGCTTGGTCTTGTCTCGGTCGCCACCGCACCCGAAGAGCGTGATCACGCGGCCGCCGCCGGCCTGCTGCACGAAGTCGCGCGCAAGTTTGGTGACGTTGCGTAGGGCGTCGTCGGTGTGGGCGTAGTCCACGATCACGGTGAACGGCTGGCCCGCGCTCACGCGCTCAAAGCGGCCCGGCGGCCGCACGATGTGCGTGATCGACTCGGCAAGGCTGTCCAGATGAATGCCGCGTTCCATTGCAGCGGCCGCTGCGGCGAGCAGGTTCAGCACGTTCACCTTGCCGATGAGCGGGCTGAATATCGGGACCCTGCCTTCGGGCGTCACCAGGTCAAAGCGAGTGCCGGTTGACGTCATCTCGGCGTTTTCGGCGTGGAAGTCGCCCGCTGCAAAGCCGTAGGTGTAGACCTTGTCGCAGTGCTTGTTCGCGACTTTCATGAACTTCTCGGCCCACTCGTCGTCACGATTAATGATGCCGACGCGCGGTGGCTCGGTGCCGCAGCCTTTGAACAGCGTTGCCTTCGACTGGAAGTAGCTCTCCATGGTGCCGTGGAAGTCGAGGTGGTCGCGGGTGAGGTTGGTGAACACCGCGACGTCGTAGGGAATGCCGAAGACACGCTCCTGCGCCAGAGCGTGGGACGAGACTTCCATCACGGCTTCGGTGGCGCCTTCATTCAACGCCTCGCGAAAGATCTGGTTCAGTTCCAGCGGTTCGGGCGTTGTGTGCGGCGCGGGGATGACGCGGTCCGCAATGTGATATTCCACGGTGCCGATCATGGCAGTCTTGCGTCCGGCGTGGCGGAGCAGCGAGTCCAGGATGTAGGTCGTGGTCGTCTTGCCATTGGTGCCGGTGACGCCGGTGATGGCCAGCTTTTCCGCCGGATGCTTGTAGAAATTCGCGCTCAGGCGCGAAAGGGCGCGGCGTCCGTGTGCGCAGATGGCCCAAGCCACGCCGGGACGCGGAATCTCGGTGGCGGAGTCGGTGACGATGGCGACGGCGCCGAGTTCGATGGCCTTATCAATGTAGCGATTGCCGTCGGTGGAATCACCGCGCATGGCGAGGAAACAAAAGCCTGGCTTCACTCGCCGCGAGTCGTACTCCACTCCATGGATTCCGGCATTGCCCGAGCAGGACAGAATTTCAGCGCCGTCGATGAGTTGGAAGAAGTCCATGAAAAGTAGATTCTATCGGCTCACGTGATTATGCACGGAACTATTCACGAGGATTCCCAAAACAAGAGGCCTTAAGGCTGCGGTCGATCCTTGAAAGGTTGTATGCGGGTCGAGCTTGTCAGGTCCGCTCGCACACCGCACAAAAAGCCATCAAGCCCAAGGGATCTAATTTCATCAAGCGTAAGTGGCGTCCAACGCGAGGGCTCTGCTGGAGGAATCGCAAACCAAGTCGCCTGGCGATAAAGCTCCGGAGAACATGCCTGCTTTATTTCGGTCGTGCAGCATTCAAACTCGCCGGAATAACCGACAACTCTGCCGTCGCTGAACCTAACGATGTAGAGGTAATCACTCTGCTCGTATCGGTCAACGCCACACGCCATAGCAACGTAATAATCACTCATCACGAACTGCACTCCTACCCTGGAGTGTTTGGATTACCTAGAAAATCGCACCGTAACTCGCTCACCGGGAGCGAGGCGCGTACCCGGCGCGGGCGTTTGTCCGCGGGCGACGCCGGAGCCGATCACGCTGACTTCAAAGCCTTGCTGCTGCGCGGCTTCGATTACGCCGCGCACGGACTTGCCGAGCAACGACGGGACCACCACGCCTTCGACATCGACGGTCATGGGACCGCCGGGAGCGTTCTCCTGCGCGGGTTGCGGGGTTGCGTTCGAAACTGGCGCAGGGAGCATACCGCCTGAAGTTACAGGAGCCGCCGCCAGCGCGGTTGGCATGATCGTTGCGCCCATGTTTGCAGCGGAAGGCTTTGCTTCCTTCGCCACGACCGTCTTGGTATCGGGCTTGCTCGCGTTGGAAGCATCGGCTTCGCTGAAGTCCATGCCCGGACCTTCGCGGTCGAGCGCGCCGCCTTCTTCAAGGTCGGAGTCCTTCACCTTTGCGAGCAGCAACTGACGCTTGGGATCGCCTTTGATTTCGGTATCGTGCGGTACGTTGAGGTACTCAAGAGACTGCTGCATGATGCGGTTGAAGACCGGCGCGGAAACCTGGCCGCCCTGGTGGAGACCTCTTGCGGAGTCGAGGATCACGGCGATCGTCAGCGCGGGACTGTTCACCGGCGCGAAGCCGACGAAGCTGCCGACATAATCGGTCTTCGAGTAGAGATGTGTCTTCGGGTCCACCTTCTGCGCGGTACCGGTCTTACCCGCCGCCGTGTAGCCGTTGAGGATGGCACGGCGCGCGGTGCCTTCCAGTACCACCGATTGCATCATGGAGCGCATTTGCGCGGCGGTCATCGACGAGATAACGCGGCGCTGTTCTTTCGGATGGAAGACGATCTGGCGATATCCGGACGTGGGCGGCGTGACATCGGCCACAATGCGCGGCGGCGTATAGATGCCGTCGTTGGCGATGGACGAGACCATCGAGATAACTTGTAACGGCGTGACGCCGACTTCCTGGCCGATGGACATGGAGCCGATCGAAGAGCCGGACCAGCGCGCCGGAGGCTTGATCAGGCCACGGGTTTCGCCGGGAAGCTCGATGCCTGTCTGTTGGCCGAAGCCGTATTCCTTGATGTGCTTGTAAAACTTGTCGGGACCGAGGCGCAGGCCCATCTTCACGGCACCCACGTCGCTCGATTCCGCATAGGCCTTGGAAACCGGCACTACGCCAACATGGTGCGAGTCGTGAATGCGGATGCCACCGACGACGATGAAGCCCGGATCGCAGCTAATGACTTCGTCGGGATTCGTTAAGTGCTCTTCGATCGCGGATGAATACGTGACCGTCTTGAATACCGAGCCCGGCTCGTAAACGTCGCTCACGGCGTGGTTCTTGAGGTCGGCGGGCGTGATTTCCTTGGTAACGTTGGGATTGAACGTGGGACGGTTCGCCAGCGCGAGGATCTCACCGGTGCGCGGGTTCTGCACCACCACTGTTCCGGCGACGGCGTGCGTGTCCTGCATCGCCTGGTCGAGTTCTTTCTCGGCGATGTACTGGATGTTCTGATCAATCGTCAGGACAACGTTGGCGCCCGGCTCAGGCTGCTTCTCGACGCGGCCGAACCACTTGCGGCGGGCGTCCATGGTGATCATCATGCGGCCCGGGATGCCTTTTAGATCGTCGTCGAACTGAAGCTCGGTGCCGGCGAGGCCGTTGTCGTCGAGACCGACATACCCGAGCACCTGCGCCGCGAGTTCACGTTTCGGGTAATAGCGCTTGGCTTCCTTCTGGAAGTACACGCCGCGCAGATTCAGCGCACGAATGCGATCGCTCTTGTCCTGATCAACTTTGCGGGCGATCCATGCGAATGAGCGCGAAGCCTTCAAGTGATTGAGAACGTCGTCGCTATCGAGATCGAGGACCTTGGCCAGGAGATGGGCGGTGGAAGGCTGGTCGGGAATTTCGCTGGGCACAGCGAAGATCGAATCCACTTGGACCGACATTGCGAGTTCACGGCCGTTGCGGTCGTAGACCACGCCACGCGGCGGATCAACGTTGATGGTGCGTTGCTGCTGACGAGCGGCCTTCTGTACGTACTCGCCGTACTTGAAGACCTGGAGCTGGACGAGCCGCATGCAGACCACACAGGCCCATAAAAAAAGCAGCCCCCCGAGGACGTATAAGCGCTTCTTCGCGTCTCGCGGACCTGCCTGTTTTGCCAAACTACCGCTCCCACCCAAACTCTACAAACACAGCAGGCGGCCCGGGTTATGGCCGCCTAATCACTGCTTAAAACATACCCCAAGTTCTTGGGATAACCAGCGGCTTTGACCGCCAGAATGCAAGAAACCTGTGAATAACCGCAGGGGCTAAAGCCCCATTTATGTCTCTGCCTTTTCGGCACGACTAAAGTCGTGCCCTGATACAAAACCTCGCGGCTTCACAAAACCTTGTGGCTGCACAAAATCCTACGGCGCGGAGATCACCGACACGGTGGTCATCCGTGCCATCACCTCGGACCCAGCCGGAGCCAGGCCGTCGGAATCCAGCCTCTGAACTTGTCCGGCCTGCGGCGGCACCATGCCCATCTGGCGTGCCATTTCGTCAATCCGTTCGGGATCGCGCAGCGAGGCCTGTTCTAACTTGAGCGTGCGGTTGGCTTCGACCACCTGGTCGCAGTTGCCCTTCAACTGTTCGATCTTGTAGCCGTACTCGATCGAGCTGAAGTGCTGCCAGCCGTACATCATGACTAATGCGAACAGCGCCACCAGCGTCACGCCGAAGATCGCCATCTCGCGCCGACGGACGGGGTCCGCCACCTTCACCAGGCGCGAGTTATCGATCGCCTTGGAGAAGAAGATCTCGGGTGTACCAGGACGCACCACCACGCGGGGTGCGGTCGACTGGGGCGACGTCCAAAGGGTCGCCTGTGCTGGGGCCGCTGCTGACATTACGCAACTCCTTGCGAAAGAAACTGCTGCTTGAGTGTGGGGATGTTCCAGATCAGCGTGTAGACACGCGCCTGCGCCAGCTCGTCCTGGAGCATCATCTGCGTTTCGTTCTCACGCTCTGCTTTTTCGACCATGTTGATCAGGTCTTGCACCATATTTCCGTTGTACATGACTTTCTCTCCCATCCGCCGCGCGCTTTCTGGCGCGACGCGCTTGTTACGCCCGAGGCCCTTTACTGCTTTACCGCATCACCTCCGACCGTTATTCACATGTTCCACAGGTTTTTCCACATGAATGTGAATTTCGATTCGGTTTTACCTATCGACTATTTCCGCGCTGCCGCACGTAACTTCGCGCTGCGGCTTCGTGGATTGCGATCGATTTCTTCTTCCGTCGCGGTTACCGGTTTCTTTGTGAGCAGTTCGTACTTGCCTGCGCTCGCGCCGTCTCGCAGCGAGTCCTTCACAATCCGGTCTTCCAACGAATGGAAGCTGATGACGACCAGCCTGCCTCGGGGTACAAGCCTGGAAGGAACTGAAGCCAACAGTTCCTTTAAGTCATCGAGTTCATGGTTTACGAAGATTCGGAGAGCCTGAAAGGTCTTAGTCGCTGGATGAATGCGCCGTTCGGCTTGGTTCATTGGCCGGGCCGCGACCGATATAACTTGTGCTAGATGAGCGGTTGTTCGTATCGGCCGCGCCCGACAAATGGCTCTGGCGATTCTCCGCGACCTCCTTTCCTCACCGAATTCGTAAATCACATCAGCAAGCTCACGCTCGCTGGTGTGGTTTACCACTTGTTCGGCTGTGAGGTCCCCGTGCGGGTTCATCCGCATATCCAAGGGGCCTTCAGCCTGAAAACTGAATCCGCGTCCGGCATCCTGCAGTTGCATGGAGCTGATCCCCAGGTCGGCGAGCACACCATCGAGCGACTTGGAGGCGATGTGTTGCTTCATCTCCGCGAAGCTCGCGTGCAGCAAGGTGATCTGGGGCCAGTCCTCTTTCAGGTCGTCTGGGACCTGCTCGAGGCGCCGGCGCGCCATTTCGAGCGCATTGGTGTCCTTATCGAGGGCAATCAAATGACCCTGTGCGCCGAGGCGTTTTGCGATTTCGTAACTGTGCCCGCCTAAGCCCAAGGTCGCGTCCAGATAAGTTCCACCGCGCCGTATGGCTAGAAAATCGATCGCTTCTTGTGAAAGAACCGAAACGTGACTGAACTGCTCGATGCCACGTTCGCCCCTCGGGGCGCTGTTGTCTTCCGAATCCACTAAATACCCAAGTCGCTAAGAGTCTTCTCATCCTCTGCCGTGAACGGAGCGGACTCAATTTCGTTCTTGAGGTGCTCCGCGTTCCGAACCACGAGGTACTGCAAGAACCCCATTACGGCGACTTCACCCTTGATCTCCGCTGCTTCCCGCAACAACCCCGGGATGGTTACCCGGCCCTGGCCATCCATCTCAACCACCTGGCCGTAATAGTTGCTGACGTTGAGCAACTTCTGTCTCGTCGGATTCAAGCTCGGCAATGCCGCCAGCTTCGCTTCGAACCGTTCCCACTCTTCCATCGGGTAGAGCCTGGCTTCTTTCCCATTGAACGAGGTGACGTAGAACGTCTGGTTCTGGAACTTGTCCTCGATCTCACGCTTAAAGTCGGCAGGGACCTTAAGTCGGCCCTTGTCATCGATCCGCGTTGGGTGATTGCCACGAAACATTTGTCTTGACCCTGAATTACGGGACGCTCAAACTCGCTTACTTGGTTACGTTGGGGGCCGAATGACCGAAACAGCACGATTTGGATCCGGGTTTGCTCGTGTTGTGCGTTCTTAAGGACTCGCTCCACTGGGCTCCACCACGCTCCAAATTTGACCACATCCTATACCTAAATGGTTGTGAGTCAACAGCTTTTTCTGGCTGGAGATGAATCCCTCATGTATTGCCTGCAAAAGCTCAATTAGTGGGTGTTTCCCAATTTGACAACCACAATAGGTAGGGTTAATTGCGGAGGTTCTGCTGTACCAGAATTCCGCGATTGCATATTGACTCGTGCAAATGCGGGCAAAAAAGCC
This window encodes:
- the mraY gene encoding phospho-N-acetylmuramoyl-pentapeptide-transferase, yielding MLYWLLYEKAFLLHNFTPFRIFRYLTFRTAFASLTALFMGLIIGPAVVRRLREFQIGQYIREEGPKSHQKKSGTPTMGGVLITIAIIVPTLLWADLSNKFVWIAMLATIAFGAIGFTDDYLKVANRRNLGLTARAKMGLQILVAILVAISLVLVQRHGHYNTHLIVPFIKSFHPDLEISKLATYPHIWIIAYIPFLAFVAIVLVGSSNAVNLTDGLDGLAIGCTVIAAGALTVLTYVSGHAQFADYLGLSRMPEVGELSIFCGAMVGSAIGFLWYNAHPAEVFMGDVGSLALGGAIGTVAVIIKQELLLPFIGGVFVLEALSVILQVGSYKLRKKRIFKMAPLHHHFELLGWSESKIIVRFWIASLVFALFALTTLKLR
- the murF gene encoding UDP-N-acetylmuramoyl-tripeptide--D-alanyl-D-alanine ligase, whose translation is MKLALWRIAEFIHGTGDYRAGAEALGYSIDSRTIKPGELFFAVKGERLDGHDYVQAALDRGAVAAVVSREFPARFNGTRNLLVADDPLLALHRLAEMVRSLWHHPVVGVTGSAGKTTTKECIAHVLASKLKVLKSEGNLNNHFGLPLQLLKVEPEHEIAVIEMGMSHAGEIAALAKLAQPNTGVVTNVAPVHLENFDSIAGIARAKYELIAALPRGGCAVLNADDEFVSQFGRDFHGTVLMFGVKRAADFRAENVEMLGAAGSKFDLRFREKGYPAEMPLIGEHNVYNALAAVAVGVHHGIAIESAIASLKTLKPADKRGEVVEIAGATVVNDCYNSNPKALNAMVDALAKMPAQRRIVIAGEMLELGPEGEHLHRDSGKHMKGIVDHLVGVRGLAQAMVEGAKSAGVEAEFVATPEEAGDWLAANIRPGDAVLLKASRGVKLERALERWKEKQGVRN
- a CDS encoding UDP-N-acetylmuramoyl-L-alanyl-D-glutamate--2,6-diaminopimelate ligase, which produces MDFFQLIDGAEILSCSGNAGIHGVEYDSRRVKPGFCFLAMRGDSTDGNRYIDKAIELGAVAIVTDSATEIPRPGVAWAICAHGRRALSRLSANFYKHPAEKLAITGVTGTNGKTTTTYILDSLLRHAGRKTAMIGTVEYHIADRVIPAPHTTPEPLELNQIFREALNEGATEAVMEVSSHALAQERVFGIPYDVAVFTNLTRDHLDFHGTMESYFQSKATLFKGCGTEPPRVGIINRDDEWAEKFMKVANKHCDKVYTYGFAAGDFHAENAEMTSTGTRFDLVTPEGRVPIFSPLIGKVNVLNLLAAAAAAMERGIHLDSLAESITHIVRPPGRFERVSAGQPFTVIVDYAHTDDALRNVTKLARDFVQQAGGGRVITLFGCGGDRDKTKRPLMGKAAGEGSDLVVLTSDNPRSEDPQAIINDVLPGLAQTPIKFIVEPDRRKAIGIAVANARLGDVVILAGKGHEKTQTTREGVFPFDDAQVALETLHAAGYTAETEGSHHLHGSHIG
- a CDS encoding penicillin-binding protein → MRLVQLQVFKYGEYVQKAARQQQRTINVDPPRGVVYDRNGRELAMSVQVDSIFAVPSEIPDQPSTAHLLAKVLDLDSDDVLNHLKASRSFAWIARKVDQDKSDRIRALNLRGVYFQKEAKRYYPKRELAAQVLGYVGLDDNGLAGTELQFDDDLKGIPGRMMITMDARRKWFGRVEKQPEPGANVVLTIDQNIQYIAEKELDQAMQDTHAVAGTVVVQNPRTGEILALANRPTFNPNVTKEITPADLKNHAVSDVYEPGSVFKTVTYSSAIEEHLTNPDEVISCDPGFIVVGGIRIHDSHHVGVVPVSKAYAESSDVGAVKMGLRLGPDKFYKHIKEYGFGQQTGIELPGETRGLIKPPARWSGSSIGSMSIGQEVGVTPLQVISMVSSIANDGIYTPPRIVADVTPPTSGYRQIVFHPKEQRRVISSMTAAQMRSMMQSVVLEGTARRAILNGYTAAGKTGTAQKVDPKTHLYSKTDYVGSFVGFAPVNSPALTIAVILDSARGLHQGGQVSAPVFNRIMQQSLEYLNVPHDTEIKGDPKRQLLLAKVKDSDLEEGGALDREGPGMDFSEADASNASKPDTKTVVAKEAKPSAANMGATIMPTALAAAPVTSGGMLPAPVSNATPQPAQENAPGGPMTVDVEGVVVPSLLGKSVRGVIEAAQQQGFEVSVIGSGVARGQTPAPGTRLAPGERVTVRFSR
- a CDS encoding cell division protein FtsL, encoding MSAAAPAQATLWTSPQSTAPRVVVRPGTPEIFFSKAIDNSRLVKVADPVRRREMAIFGVTLVALFALVMMYGWQHFSSIEYGYKIEQLKGNCDQVVEANRTLKLEQASLRDPERIDEMARQMGMVPPQAGQVQRLDSDGLAPAGSEVMARMTTVSVISAP
- the rsmH gene encoding 16S rRNA (cytosine(1402)-N(4))-methyltransferase RsmH — its product is MDSEDNSAPRGERGIEQFSHVSVLSQEAIDFLAIRRGGTYLDATLGLGGHSYEIAKRLGAQGHLIALDKDTNALEMARRRLEQVPDDLKEDWPQITLLHASFAEMKQHIASKSLDGVLADLGISSMQLQDAGRGFSFQAEGPLDMRMNPHGDLTAEQVVNHTSERELADVIYEFGEERRSRRIARAICRARPIRTTAHLAQVISVAARPMNQAERRIHPATKTFQALRIFVNHELDDLKELLASVPSRLVPRGRLVVISFHSLEDRIVKDSLRDGASAGKYELLTKKPVTATEEEIDRNPRSRSAKLRAAARK
- a CDS encoding division/cell wall cluster transcriptional repressor MraZ — protein: MFRGNHPTRIDDKGRLKVPADFKREIEDKFQNQTFYVTSFNGKEARLYPMEEWERFEAKLAALPSLNPTRQKLLNVSNYYGQVVEMDGQGRVTIPGLLREAAEIKGEVAVMGFLQYLVVRNAEHLKNEIESAPFTAEDEKTLSDLGI